In Penaeus vannamei isolate JL-2024 unplaced genomic scaffold, ASM4276789v1 unanchor741, whole genome shotgun sequence, one DNA window encodes the following:
- the LOC113829058 gene encoding transcription cofactor vestigial-like protein 4, whose protein sequence is QPLSPAAGPVDPEIDEHFRRSLGKDYQQLFAATPPTPAPSTDSVDDHFAKALGETWVKLQAERRDSTASSSSSSSSTGSSSTSSIGVGGGGAAASRVSPARTSPPPAPRLIST, encoded by the exons CAGCCTCTCTCTCCCGCAGCCGGCCCGGTGGACCCGGAGATCGACGAACACTTCCGACGCAGTCTTGGGAAGGACTACCAGCAACTGTTCGCGGCCACGCCCCCTACACCTGCACCGTCCACAGATTCAG TTGACGACCACTTCGCCAAGGCCTTGGGGGAGACGTGGGTGAAGCTGCAGGCGGAGCGGCGAGACTCGacggccagcagcagcagcagcagcagcagcactggGAGCAGTAGCACCTCGTCCATCGGCGTAGGCGGCGGCGGGGCAGCGGCGAGTCGCGTGAGCCCCGCCCGAACgtccccgccgcccgcgccgcgcCTCATCTCAACGTGA